Proteins encoded by one window of Kitasatospora sp. HUAS MG31:
- a CDS encoding IS5 family transposase, with translation MDRRAYPSDLSDEQWVLIEPMITAWKQDRVARSATGDPGVCDLREVVNAVFYQNQTGCQWRYLPHDLPSWSAVFYYFTLWRQDGLDQRIQELLRCQVRERARRLEDPSLVIIDTQSVRAAAGVPRTTTGLDANKKVSGRKRGLAVDVMGLIIGVVVLAASAHDNAAGTALLDQAAERCGMRLEKALVDQGFKDEVVIHGALLDIDVEVVRRNPADQGKGFVPQPKRWVVEQTNGTLMLHRRLAREYDHRPDTSASRVYWASTANMARRLTTPALSWRDTLGLAA, from the coding sequence ATGGACAGACGGGCGTATCCGAGCGACTTGTCGGACGAGCAGTGGGTGTTGATCGAGCCGATGATCACGGCCTGGAAGCAGGACCGGGTGGCGCGGTCGGCGACCGGGGATCCCGGGGTCTGTGATCTGCGGGAGGTCGTGAACGCGGTCTTCTACCAAAACCAGACGGGCTGTCAGTGGCGCTACCTGCCCCATGACCTGCCGTCCTGGTCGGCGGTGTTCTACTACTTCACGCTGTGGCGCCAGGACGGTCTCGACCAGCGGATCCAGGAACTCCTGCGCTGCCAGGTGCGGGAGAGGGCCCGCCGATTAGAGGACCCGTCCCTCGTGATCATCGACACCCAGTCCGTCCGCGCGGCCGCCGGTGTCCCGAGGACCACGACGGGACTGGACGCCAACAAGAAGGTGTCGGGGCGCAAGCGGGGGCTGGCCGTGGACGTCATGGGGCTGATCATCGGGGTCGTCGTCCTGGCCGCCTCCGCTCACGACAACGCCGCCGGCACCGCCCTGCTCGACCAGGCCGCCGAGCGGTGCGGGATGCGACTGGAGAAGGCCCTGGTGGACCAGGGCTTCAAGGACGAGGTCGTCATCCACGGCGCCTTGCTGGACATCGACGTCGAGGTCGTCCGCCGCAACCCCGCCGACCAGGGCAAGGGCTTCGTCCCGCAGCCGAAGCGGTGGGTGGTGGAGCAGACGAACGGCACCCTGATGCTGCACCGGCGCCTCGCCCGCGAGTACGACCACCGGCCCGACACCTCCGCCTCACGCGTCTACTGGGCCTCCACCGCCAACATGGCCCGCCGCCTCACCACACCCGCCCTCAGCTGGCGCGACACCCTCGGACTGGCCGCGTGA